One Brassica oleracea var. oleracea cultivar TO1000 chromosome C7, BOL, whole genome shotgun sequence genomic window carries:
- the LOC106302526 gene encoding uncharacterized protein LOC106302526 has product MEDVTCFSCGMKGHYASSCPNKPIPATPLAIRAPLSCPAIEPAPKKQNLGGTIHVSGKPTHVLFDSGATHSFVTPEVAARFWDSSVVDRINVAVLTPADRILQANQCIKNVPLVIQGKEFVADLLVVPLEGYEIILGIDWLSSYGVQIDCGRGMMLFGRSKRPEMVYYGISPSMTVSLVATMRVQDFFQDGEVYLATLSVSGGATNVEVKVEGIKVVHEFEDIFAPLKELPPPQSNLFTVTLAPEAKPIAKAPYRMTPAELAELKKQLEDLLEKGFF; this is encoded by the exons ATGGAAGATGTCACTTGTTTCTCTTGTGGTATGAAAGGCCATTATGCATCGTCATGTCCAAACAAGCCAATCCCTGCGACCCCTCTCGCGATCCGAGCTCCTCTTAGTTGTCCAGCAATTGAGCCAGCACCAAAGAAGCAAAACCTAGGAG GAACCATACATGTTTCTGGCAAACCCACACATGTATTGTTCGACTCGGGGGCAACACATAGTTTTGTGACCCCTGAAGTAGCTGCCCGGTTTTGGGATTCTTCTGTGGTTGACAGGATAAATGTGGCAGTCTTGACCCCCGCAGACCGAATCCTTCAAGCAAATCAGTGTATCAAGAATGTTCCATTGGTCATTCAAGGCAAAGAGTTTGTGGCAGATCTGTTAGTCGTGCCTTTGGAAGGGTACGAAATAATCCTTGGAATAGATTGGTTATCGAGCTATGGAGTTCAGATCGACTGTGGAAGGGGAATGATGTTGTTTGGCAGAAGTAAACGACCAGAGATGGTATACTATGGAATCAGTCCTAGTATGACCGTGTCTTTGGTAGCAACAATGAGAGTACAAGATTTTTTTCAAGACGGGGAAGTGTATTTGGCAACTTTATCGGTTAGTGGAGGAGCCACTAATGTTGAAGTTAAGGTCGAAGGCATAAAAGTGGTCCATGAGTTTGAGGATATCTTTGCACCGCTAAAGGAATTACCTCCACCTCAGAGTAATCTCTTTACCGTTACTTTGGCGCCTGAAGCAAAACCTATAGCTAAGGCACCGTATCGGATGACACCTGCAGAGTTGGCTGAGCTCAAGAAACAGTTGGAGGATCTTTTGGAAAAGGGATTCTTCTGA